A segment of the Pseudanabaena sp. BC1403 genome:
TCAAAAAATTCTATGGTAGCTATATTTTGGCTTTGCCCTTTGAGCATTCCACTAATACGGCTGCGACTAATCACAACGCCAACTTGACTGTTAGGATCACTAATTAGCAAAACTTGACTGCTATTGGGGGATACATGGGTCACCCGTCCAACTAAGCCACCTGGTGCAATTACATATGCCCCAGACTTAATGCCATCATTACTCCCCTTTCCTATTAAAATTTGATTCCACCAAGAGTCAGCACCACGACCAATTACAGCCGCCCAAATGCCAGAACCATTAAAAGATACTTTTACTTTCAAAAGCTCTTTCAGGCGCTGGTTTTGTGACTCTAGCTCGGTTAGGCGATAGCGGAGTTCACGTACTTGAGCGTCTTGCAATATTTCTTGCTTAGATACGCTTGATTGGAAAGGGCGGCTAAGAAACTGATAAGCCTCCATAATTGCTACCCCCTGAGTTTGACGGATTAACCAAGCCAAACCAATTCCAGCCGTAACAACAACAGTCTGAAAGCGATAGCGCTCCCACCAACTACGGATTGAATCCATGAAAAATTTACCTATAAACTTTTCAAGCGGCTGGTGAGGACTCGACCAAGATTCTTATAATCTTCTAAGACGCGACCAGCACCAATCACCACACAGTCCAAGGGGGCTGGGGCGATATGAGTAATAATTCCTGTTTCGTGGCTAATCAAGGTGTCAATGCCATTCAGCATTGCACCACCGCCGGCCAGCATAATACCGCGATCAATAATATCAGCAGCTAGTTCGGGAGGTGTTCTCTCTAGGGTGCGCTTTACAGCTTCAATGATCACTGAGAGAGGTTCACTCATGCTTTCACGGATTTCCGAAGATTTAACAGTAACGGTACGAGGCAAACCCGATAACAGGTGCAATCCTCTGACCTCCATCGAAGTCTCTTCTTTGATCGGATAAGCTGAACCAATTTTGATTTTGATCTCTTCTGAAGTCCGTTCCCCAACAACGAGGTTATGTACAGTCTTCATGTATTTCATGATTGCTTCACTGAGCTCGTCTCCAGCAACACGTACCGACTCACTCAAAACAATCCCTTGTAAACTCATCACCGCAACTTCGGTAGTACCACCACCAATATCAATGATCATGTTGCCAGTGGCTTCAGTTACAGGCAGTCCAGCCCCGATCGCCGCAGCGATCGGCTCATCAATTGGGTACACTTCACTTGCCCCAGCGCGACGAGCTGCATCCATAACGGCACGCCATTCAACGCCTGTTACCCCACTTGGAATACCGATCGCGATGCGAGGATTAAAAACGCCTTTTTTAACTTTCTGAATGAATGAACGCAACATTAACTCAGCCGAGTCAAAGTCAGCAATCACTCCATCTTTAAGGGGACGCACTGCAATGATGTCACCAGGGGTGCGACCGATCATTTTATTAGCTTCATTTCCGACTGCATAGGCAGTCTTGTCTCGTTGATCGATTGCGACAACTGATGGCTCTTGCAGAACAATACCTTCACCAGACACATAAATAAGTGTGTTGGCAGTACCGAGGTCAATGCCGATGTCTTTCGTAAAATGGCGTAATAAACCCACAGTAAAACTCTTCCAGTGGTCAAACTAGCTATACATTCTTAACATTTTATTACGATTGTTGTCACTTAGTCTAGTCTTTTTGCCTACTCCGAAAGTCTTGTATTTCCAAACCAAAGTCAAAAGCATTGCTTTGCATTGCTTTTGACTTTGGTTTGGAGGGAGCATTTTGTTATGATAGTTAAGTCAGGCAAAATATTTGTAACAATTAACGATTATCCGATGAGTGATTGGCTCGAACATACTGTCCAAACTGAAGTAGCTATTCCCGTAGAATATGCATGGTCGTTATGGTCGGATTTGCAGGCTATGCCACGTTGGATGAAGTGGATTGACTCTGTGGTAGTCACTGCCGATCCTGAAATATCAGCATGGAAACTCGGCACAAACGGTTTAACTTTTACTTGGAAGTCACGAATTCTCAAACAAATTCCCAATCAAATTATTCAGTGGGAATCGATTGGTGGTCTGTCAAATCGTGGGGCTGTAAGGTTTTATGGTCGCCCTAATAATATGACGATTGTGAAGTTAAGCATTGCCTATGCAATTCCTGCGATCGGGCAAATTATGGATAATTTATTTTTGGGGCAAGTTGTTGAGTCAACTTTGCAGGCTGATTTAGACAGGTTCAGAATTTATGCCCAAGAAGATTTCTTAAAAAACAGTTAAAGAAAAAAGAGCGCAATGCGCTCTTTTTTCTTTAACTGTTTTTTAAGAAGTGGTTGGCATTTCTTTGATTTTAAAAGATTGATCGCTGTCCTTCAGGACTGACTCCAATGATGGTGAGTTGGCAATCTAGGACTGAGAATCCATACTTATCAGCAACTTTTTTACTAATTGTGAGAATCTGATCGTTTTTAAACTCAATAACACGGTTAGTTTTGACGCAAACTAAATGGTGATGATGGTGAGGTTTGGGTTGATTAATTTCATAATGCTTGTGATCTTCTGTGAGTTCTAACTCACGCAAAATCCCCATTCGTGCCATCATTTTCACAGTGCGATAAATTGTCGAAAGACTAATATTTTCACCTTGTGCTTTTAACCGTTCATAAAGATCTTCTGCACTGAGATGTTCACCTTCAGGCAGGGTTTGAAATGTACTTAAGATCACCTCGCGCTGCGGTGTCATGCGACAACCCTTTGAGTTTAGTTCAGCCTTGAGGGCCTCAGGTGAATAGG
Coding sequences within it:
- a CDS encoding rod shape-determining protein, with the translated sequence MGLLRHFTKDIGIDLGTANTLIYVSGEGIVLQEPSVVAIDQRDKTAYAVGNEANKMIGRTPGDIIAVRPLKDGVIADFDSAELMLRSFIQKVKKGVFNPRIAIGIPSGVTGVEWRAVMDAARRAGASEVYPIDEPIAAAIGAGLPVTEATGNMIIDIGGGTTEVAVMSLQGIVLSESVRVAGDELSEAIMKYMKTVHNLVVGERTSEEIKIKIGSAYPIKEETSMEVRGLHLLSGLPRTVTVKSSEIRESMSEPLSVIIEAVKRTLERTPPELAADIIDRGIMLAGGGAMLNGIDTLISHETGIITHIAPAPLDCVVIGAGRVLEDYKNLGRVLTSRLKSL
- a CDS encoding SRPBCC family protein, coding for MSDWLEHTVQTEVAIPVEYAWSLWSDLQAMPRWMKWIDSVVVTADPEISAWKLGTNGLTFTWKSRILKQIPNQIIQWESIGGLSNRGAVRFYGRPNNMTIVKLSIAYAIPAIGQIMDNLFLGQVVESTLQADLDRFRIYAQEDFLKNS
- a CDS encoding Fur family transcriptional regulator; translation: MTSAEPTYSPEALKAELNSKGCRMTPQREVILSTFQTLPEGEHLSAEDLYERLKAQGENISLSTIYRTVKMMARMGILRELELTEDHKHYEINQPKPHHHHHLVCVKTNRVIEFKNDQILTISKKVADKYGFSVLDCQLTIIGVSPEGQRSIF
- the mreC gene encoding rod shape-determining protein MreC; translation: MDSIRSWWERYRFQTVVVTAGIGLAWLIRQTQGVAIMEAYQFLSRPFQSSVSKQEILQDAQVRELRYRLTELESQNQRLKELLKVKVSFNGSGIWAAVIGRGADSWWNQILIGKGSNDGIKSGAYVIAPGGLVGRVTHVSPNSSQVLLISDPNSQVGVVISRSRISGMLKGQSQNIATIEFFERDPDVKVGDIVSTSQFSTLFPENLPVGRIKSINLDKQPAPEAIVEFSTPLGLLDYVEVYPF